The Shewanella sp. MTB7 genome includes a window with the following:
- a CDS encoding ZapG family protein has product MEWPLVVATFVLGIVLGYVIRSIFAKNNDSNGKDKVLEQTRLELSQHKQEVTDHFEDHYQQLAELTEQLNKVNKQWNEAANTLAPKNSVKPLATFSIIKAEEMKQSFNALTDQEHEMHDQETDSIIIVNKNN; this is encoded by the coding sequence ATGGAATGGCCGTTAGTTGTTGCCACTTTTGTGCTAGGTATCGTTTTAGGTTATGTGATCAGATCAATTTTTGCCAAGAATAATGACTCGAATGGTAAAGATAAAGTACTGGAGCAAACACGTTTAGAACTTAGTCAGCACAAGCAGGAGGTCACTGATCATTTTGAAGATCATTACCAACAACTTGCAGAACTTACTGAGCAACTCAATAAGGTCAATAAACAGTGGAATGAAGCCGCTAACACATTAGCGCCTAAGAACAGTGTTAAACCTTTGGCCACTTTCAGTATTATTAAGGCTGAAGAGATGAAACAGAGCTTCAACGCATTAACAGACCAAGAGCACGAGATGCACGACCAAGAGACCGACAGCATCATTATAGTGAATAAAAATAATTAA